In Pseudomonas fakonensis, one DNA window encodes the following:
- a CDS encoding putative Ig domain-containing protein, translating into MTTTPNARNRTPRARLALALEPRILLDAAAVATAADVAAKVDASATAPGTEATPTKSTVTIKDSTDSFGPVNLFDNVKVTLDNSNQAPTELTLQVSSSGSNQALVIDGEQIVLQNGSGFTQANGYSWSVSVENGVSTVTINLQASVQAPTAARAQTLIDNLSYQVLDNSVDSGTVSITLKSLTDSGGQSTDLSAIKASVTLDNQVNVAPVLSDSGGLDSRETYTPADLGIGNGSDVVWSADGRFAYVAGGNALQVFSVDESGALTRLQTYSNASLGNIADLVISSDGKSIYTSSGSTSIMQLSVDADGKITSAVAVATQNGNTSGGLAISADGRYVYAGTAQNDVVVYTRNQETGALSYLTRAIENGNSRGGQIITSDDRVFILYTGVGVNASPTLAVYQHSSDGKLVLLNQLVLSGLTADSTRDALAISPDGKYLYIADPGKDSIVILRYEADEVTRIASIAASDVNGLAMSADGSLLYASSSDGTVRSYSIDSSGNLTLQASVQGNTSGKDIAVSGNGSVLVAGDNVTRYSSVQSLNLGQATRFGEDLSFKDSNFDRLDNYNGASISVDPSVTGGSFGLAEGNGLTLDGSTIKRDGSIIASFTVAADGTLTVTFSADTSKAVANQVLQQLTYSAASGTTPGSLMTLQVSISDGLLASGVLSLTLRANSVPVGNAGSYVPPKATSETGYSTVLPADLFSDADGDALVWSVSGLPDGLSFDRVTRTISGTTTATGAFDIVVTSTDASGQSASVELTLDVEQIANRPPEHNSSAADTVLLNVGSNSVTLDQALFSDKDQGYGDTLTWSVDDLPTGVTFDPATRTLTGDTSATGEYTIEVTVTDSAGASTSTKLTLRVISQAEADNSKPVLSVDSSTLVYTNNGGLSGFGDYVYSVEVSDDGRTVFVLGSGSGGHTIVPSGNSTLYVYSRNLDTGALTLVQRIVQGTADDGDASNGVEVDGLKNAASAVYSADGKQLYVVGQKAAGGNYAVSVFDVNADGSLSASGQSLDAGATQIKQMSVGADGTLYAVAGNTLLRFAANGDGSLSAATLITDSTFNTAYAVKADAQGNVYVIGTSILVVYEPDGAGGLTRTAQITGNGLNTTMRDLVVSDSGYIYVPAGTNGIRTFHYDSASNSLVFVNTAATAAQTWGVALSADGKTLFAGTNSATLRIYSLGDDGVPVFVKEITGTSGRAYRMAVSADGESIYGGGFFTIGGLGTISISDAAQLDYTEGQASVIHPGANLGVSDAELDALASGAGNYNGAVITLERDGGANPDDLFDFTTGNGLTRSGEQIQLNGSTIATITRVDGKLTVTFTADTTKAVANQVLRQISYANASNDPEASISLKLTFQDDYKSGTTSRELVVQVATVNDAPVVSTTPVDSQQEPGKDSVKLFDASAIDAVEAGQTITSLTFSVSGVKDGASETLLLDGTQIALVAGSGITAGGLSYTVSLSDGTATVVLGSTAGISASAAAAVVDGARYANTDSKGATLGVRSISLSAVKDSGGTANGGSDTATTTFSAEVTVTRQSPVLGSDPGTLELVEKIQWDNWPDGYKGIDSVVSVGDQVYVLRSTTDFVYDPATDSSSQVTFSTLYVLTRNADGTLTLRDTLDASADNGLAGATTRLALSADGKSVYLSTADNRIALFSRDADSGALTAQGTFSGNLDAIDRVLIQGNTAYVSNGTSLSVFTRTGSVWSQGATLTPGDSNTAFTQLQLSADGKYLYVGNSGGSSLVSVYGVADNGALTLVEHLAGSSASAHYTDALVLSADGKTLYVTDDKTLYSLKIATDGKLTVNADAVTLASKPSQLLASADGTALIAVGADKVAMYSLKADGTLGASRAFDIPQLVRATVTGAALSEDGKQLYLTSIADETGSVMVINLVTQPSTFTEGGDAVAVLPDGTLHDPQLDALNGGAGDYNNASIVIQRDGGADPEDVFSLLAGNGLSLDSNGQVLLNGQPIATFANSNGVLTLTFIASVSQANAQLVLRSIAYNNTSNDPASSTTLSMQLNDGDGYSDSRLVEVNLIAVNDTPVVSTEGLKPTFNAEGEPVKLFENTKIDVIEAGQKVWQLVLTLDAVNDNDIISVDGGKIYLSNRTSGQQTSASGQLYLIIRGATSTQLVLYVMGDAQRAQDMANSLAYSNSASPVEGTRTISLSVRDTGGGADLGKAESQAVVTLDKALAANTAPTLEGGASSIGYTEQAAPVYLAPGATISDTQMDAFNAGKGNYDGAVLSVTLGAGHSSADQLGFKEGNGLSLDSKGNLVKDGKVIGTLTVNDGVLTLRFSDAAGQTPTTADVNNALRQITYANSSDAPVASVAVTIRLTDQRGEPTESLALTVSISAVNDAPVLGNDPLLSMGDLERVQDLNLSAYGLASATGSVVSADGLRVYITDGQGHIALFSRDDSGALTHLGTQTLESGIGKMQLSADGKSLYALRSDGSAILCFSVDAQGSLSLQATLGGNPETDGDTFSNLNDISLSADGKTLFVSNGYTVLLFSRDTANGQLGAADSLPSDMWGKPFMWAPSEIVSRGDLLFVVTNTGNGSSLLVYRQGSDGSYTQVALSREADAALSGLKQLSVSADGKTLYVATASQVLRYSFDAASNTLTYQGTLAGTGTVTDIALSADGAQLFVTLQDGTVNRYLTATDALTGTLQVSGAAQLLVTDNGVLVLGSDASVLASEAKDGPSLDPDDRTPLPLAPSITLSDPELDAANNYQGASLSISGQASDSIGLLAGGAYSLDGNNVLLDGNVVATLVRDGNVTTLTFTAALTRAQVTALVRQLSWTSSADTPAQASSHALTLVLNDGSIGDALNSNSFNIDVTLLPPNQPPVLNDAYSDYSLAPATAGTGYQLQLPADLFRDPEGEALTYSIEGLPAGMSFNPATRTLSGTAPREVGSLSLTIKATDASGKSTTLVLELAVANAVPVADAGYHLPGVNIGQPYEVQVPDSLFRDANDDNLTWSVVGELPEWLSFDAGSHTFSGTAPSSAGSFSITLRADDGQGGVTEVTLTLVVARPASNDGVTPVINAAGNTALPLAASNSPFELEDAAPDALQITSEPAMQSAVDSVRHSSLDESGLASNRGTLAAQLANADRIVTDTGFQGEVNEQMRFDGKTLRAEVELGNHDGRWVSLRMPLEIADGASVQRVTLANGLPLPSWAAFDARSGEIRIDSRHLQRHGEVRLSLVLRDADGREQRVPLHIRAQGQEPARADTAEAPATLSQQLGQQASGSLYTEAMDLLQQLGEWANDDFQHIA; encoded by the coding sequence ATGACCACCACCCCGAACGCCCGCAACCGTACCCCGCGCGCCCGCCTGGCGCTGGCCCTGGAGCCGCGCATCCTGCTGGATGCCGCGGCCGTCGCCACTGCCGCCGACGTGGCCGCCAAGGTCGATGCCAGCGCCACCGCGCCCGGTACCGAGGCCACCCCGACCAAAAGCACGGTGACCATCAAGGACAGCACCGACAGCTTCGGGCCGGTGAACCTGTTCGACAACGTCAAGGTCACCCTCGACAACAGCAACCAGGCGCCCACCGAACTGACCCTGCAGGTCAGCAGCAGCGGCAGCAACCAGGCCCTGGTGATCGATGGCGAGCAGATCGTGCTGCAGAACGGCAGCGGCTTCACCCAAGCCAACGGCTACTCCTGGTCGGTCAGCGTCGAGAACGGCGTGAGCACCGTCACCATCAACCTGCAGGCCAGCGTGCAGGCGCCCACCGCCGCGCGGGCGCAAACCCTGATCGACAACCTCAGCTACCAGGTGCTGGACAACAGCGTCGACAGCGGTACCGTCAGCATCACCCTGAAAAGCCTCACCGACAGCGGCGGGCAAAGCACCGACCTGTCCGCCATCAAGGCCAGCGTCACCCTCGACAACCAGGTCAACGTGGCCCCGGTGCTCAGCGACAGCGGCGGCCTGGACAGCCGCGAAACCTACACCCCGGCGGACCTTGGCATCGGCAACGGCAGCGACGTGGTGTGGTCGGCCGACGGGCGCTTTGCCTATGTCGCCGGTGGCAATGCCCTGCAAGTGTTCTCGGTAGATGAAAGCGGCGCCCTCACCCGCCTGCAGACCTACAGCAACGCAAGCCTGGGCAACATCGCGGACCTGGTGATCAGCAGCGATGGCAAGTCGATCTACACCAGCTCCGGCAGCACCAGCATCATGCAGCTGAGCGTGGATGCCGACGGCAAGATCACCTCGGCGGTGGCGGTGGCCACCCAGAACGGCAACACCAGCGGCGGCCTGGCGATCTCTGCCGACGGCCGCTATGTGTACGCCGGCACCGCGCAAAACGACGTGGTGGTGTACACCCGCAACCAGGAGACCGGCGCCCTCAGCTACCTCACCCGCGCCATCGAGAACGGCAACAGCCGTGGCGGGCAGATCATCACCAGCGACGACCGGGTGTTCATCCTCTACACCGGCGTCGGCGTCAACGCCTCGCCCACCCTGGCGGTGTACCAGCACAGCAGCGACGGCAAGCTGGTGCTGCTCAACCAGCTGGTGCTCAGCGGCCTGACCGCCGACAGCACCCGCGATGCCCTGGCCATTTCCCCCGACGGCAAGTACCTGTACATCGCCGACCCGGGCAAGGACAGCATCGTCATCCTGCGCTATGAGGCCGACGAGGTGACCCGCATCGCCAGCATCGCCGCCAGCGACGTCAATGGCCTGGCCATGAGCGCCGATGGCAGCTTGTTGTATGCCTCCAGCAGCGACGGCACGGTGCGCAGCTACAGTATCGACAGCAGCGGCAACCTCACCCTGCAGGCCAGCGTGCAGGGCAACACCAGCGGCAAGGACATTGCCGTGTCCGGCAACGGTTCGGTGCTGGTAGCCGGCGACAACGTCACCCGTTACAGCAGCGTGCAAAGCCTGAACCTGGGCCAGGCGACCCGGTTCGGCGAAGACCTGAGCTTCAAGGATTCGAACTTCGACCGCCTGGACAACTACAACGGCGCCAGCATCAGCGTCGACCCCAGTGTCACCGGCGGCAGCTTCGGCCTGGCCGAAGGCAACGGCCTGACCCTGGACGGCAGCACAATCAAGCGCGATGGCAGCATCATCGCCAGCTTCACGGTGGCCGCCGACGGCACCCTCACCGTCACCTTCAGCGCCGACACCAGCAAGGCCGTGGCCAACCAGGTGCTGCAACAACTCACGTACAGCGCCGCCAGCGGCACCACCCCCGGCAGCCTGATGACCTTGCAGGTGAGCATCAGCGACGGCCTGCTGGCCAGCGGCGTGCTCAGCCTGACCCTGCGCGCCAACAGCGTGCCGGTGGGCAACGCCGGCAGCTACGTGCCGCCCAAGGCCACCAGCGAGACTGGCTACAGCACCGTGCTGCCAGCCGACCTGTTCAGCGACGCTGACGGCGACGCATTGGTGTGGAGCGTCAGCGGCCTGCCCGACGGCCTGAGCTTCGACCGCGTCACCCGCACCATCAGCGGCACCACCACCGCCACCGGCGCGTTCGACATCGTGGTCACCTCCACCGACGCCAGCGGCCAGAGCGCCTCGGTGGAATTGACCCTGGACGTCGAGCAGATCGCCAACCGCCCCCCCGAGCACAACAGCAGCGCTGCCGACACCGTGCTACTCAACGTGGGCAGCAACAGCGTCACACTTGACCAGGCGCTGTTCAGCGACAAGGACCAGGGCTACGGCGACACCCTGACCTGGAGCGTCGACGACCTGCCCACGGGCGTCACCTTCGACCCCGCCACCCGCACCCTCACCGGCGACACCAGCGCGACCGGTGAATACACCATCGAAGTGACCGTCACCGACAGTGCCGGCGCCTCCACCAGCACCAAGCTGACCCTGCGGGTGATTTCCCAAGCCGAGGCTGACAACAGCAAGCCGGTGCTGAGCGTGGACAGCAGCACCCTGGTGTACACCAACAACGGCGGGCTCAGCGGTTTCGGCGACTATGTCTACAGTGTGGAAGTCTCCGACGACGGGCGCACTGTATTTGTCCTGGGCAGTGGCTCGGGCGGGCACACCATCGTCCCCAGTGGCAACAGCACGCTGTACGTGTATAGCCGCAACCTGGATACCGGTGCCCTGACCTTGGTGCAGCGTATCGTTCAGGGTACTGCCGACGATGGCGATGCCAGCAACGGTGTCGAGGTGGACGGCCTGAAGAATGCGGCATCGGCAGTCTATTCGGCCGACGGCAAGCAGCTGTACGTGGTCGGCCAGAAAGCCGCCGGCGGCAATTACGCAGTCAGCGTGTTCGACGTCAATGCCGATGGCAGCCTGAGCGCCAGCGGCCAGAGCCTCGACGCCGGTGCCACACAGATCAAGCAGATGAGCGTGGGCGCCGACGGCACCCTCTACGCCGTGGCCGGCAACACCCTGCTGCGCTTCGCCGCCAATGGCGATGGCAGCCTGTCGGCAGCGACGTTGATCACCGACAGCACCTTCAACACCGCTTACGCCGTCAAGGCCGACGCACAGGGCAACGTGTACGTGATCGGCACCAGCATCCTGGTGGTCTACGAACCGGATGGCGCAGGCGGGCTGACGCGCACCGCGCAGATCACCGGCAACGGCCTGAATACCACCATGCGCGACCTGGTGGTTTCCGACAGCGGCTACATCTACGTGCCCGCCGGTACCAATGGTATCCGTACCTTCCACTACGACAGCGCCAGCAACAGCCTGGTGTTCGTCAACACCGCCGCTACAGCGGCCCAGACCTGGGGCGTCGCGCTCTCGGCCGACGGCAAGACGCTGTTCGCCGGCACCAATTCGGCCACCCTGCGCATCTACAGCCTCGGCGACGACGGCGTCCCGGTGTTCGTCAAGGAAATCACCGGCACCAGCGGCCGTGCCTACCGCATGGCAGTGTCGGCGGACGGTGAATCGATCTACGGCGGTGGTTTCTTCACCATAGGCGGCCTGGGCACCATCAGCATCTCCGACGCCGCCCAGCTGGACTACACCGAAGGCCAGGCCAGCGTGATCCACCCCGGCGCCAACCTCGGCGTGTCCGACGCCGAACTCGACGCCCTGGCCAGCGGCGCCGGCAACTACAACGGCGCGGTAATCACCCTGGAACGCGACGGCGGCGCCAACCCCGACGACCTGTTCGACTTCACCACCGGCAATGGCCTGACCCGCAGCGGCGAGCAGATCCAGCTCAACGGCAGCACCATCGCCACCATCACCCGTGTCGACGGCAAGCTCACCGTCACCTTCACCGCCGACACCACCAAGGCGGTGGCCAACCAAGTGCTGCGCCAGATCTCATACGCCAACGCCAGCAACGACCCCGAAGCCAGCATCAGCCTCAAGCTGACCTTCCAGGACGACTACAAGAGCGGCACCACCAGCCGCGAGCTGGTGGTGCAGGTCGCCACAGTGAACGACGCGCCGGTGGTCAGCACTACCCCGGTGGACAGCCAGCAGGAGCCGGGCAAGGACAGCGTGAAGCTGTTCGACGCCAGCGCCATCGATGCAGTGGAAGCCGGGCAGACCATCACCAGCCTGACCTTCAGCGTCAGCGGCGTGAAGGACGGCGCCAGCGAAACCCTGCTGCTGGATGGCACCCAGATCGCCCTGGTGGCCGGCAGCGGCATCACCGCCGGCGGCTTGAGCTACACCGTCAGCTTGAGCGACGGCACCGCCACCGTGGTGCTGGGCAGCACCGCCGGCATCAGCGCCAGCGCGGCGGCTGCGGTCGTCGATGGTGCGCGCTACGCCAACACCGACAGCAAAGGCGCCACCCTGGGCGTGCGCAGCATCAGCCTGAGCGCAGTCAAAGACAGCGGCGGCACCGCCAACGGTGGCAGCGACACCGCCACCACCACCTTCAGCGCCGAGGTGACCGTCACCCGGCAGAGCCCGGTGCTGGGCTCCGACCCTGGCACCCTGGAGCTGGTCGAGAAGATCCAGTGGGACAACTGGCCCGACGGCTACAAAGGCATCGACAGCGTGGTCAGCGTCGGTGATCAGGTCTATGTGCTGCGCAGCACCACCGACTTTGTCTATGACCCGGCCACCGACTCCAGCAGCCAGGTCACTTTCAGCACCCTGTACGTACTCACCCGCAACGCCGACGGCACCCTGACCCTGCGCGACACCCTCGATGCCAGCGCCGACAACGGCCTGGCCGGCGCTACCACGCGCCTGGCGCTGTCGGCCGACGGCAAGAGCGTTTACCTGAGCACCGCCGACAACCGCATCGCGCTGTTCAGCCGCGATGCCGACAGCGGCGCGCTGACCGCCCAGGGCACCTTTAGCGGTAACCTCGACGCCATCGACCGGGTGCTGATCCAGGGCAACACCGCCTACGTGAGCAACGGCACCAGCCTGAGCGTGTTCACCCGTACCGGCTCGGTCTGGAGCCAGGGCGCCACCCTCACGCCTGGCGACAGCAACACGGCATTCACCCAACTGCAACTGTCGGCCGACGGCAAGTACCTGTATGTCGGCAACAGCGGTGGCAGCTCGCTGGTCAGCGTGTACGGGGTGGCCGACAACGGCGCCCTGACCCTGGTCGAGCACCTGGCTGGCAGCAGCGCCAGCGCCCACTACACCGACGCCCTGGTGCTGTCGGCGGACGGCAAGACCTTGTACGTCACCGACGACAAAACGCTTTACAGCCTGAAGATCGCCACCGACGGCAAGCTCACCGTCAACGCCGACGCCGTCACCCTGGCCAGCAAGCCGAGCCAGCTGCTGGCCAGCGCCGACGGCACTGCGCTGATCGCGGTCGGCGCCGACAAGGTGGCGATGTATAGCCTGAAGGCCGATGGCACCCTGGGCGCCAGCCGCGCCTTCGACATCCCGCAATTGGTGCGCGCCACCGTGACCGGCGCCGCCCTGAGCGAAGACGGCAAGCAGCTGTACCTGACCAGCATCGCCGATGAAACCGGCAGCGTGATGGTGATCAACCTGGTCACCCAGCCCTCGACCTTCACCGAAGGCGGCGATGCCGTCGCAGTGCTGCCCGATGGCACCCTGCACGACCCGCAACTCGATGCCCTCAATGGCGGTGCGGGCGACTACAACAACGCCAGCATCGTCATCCAGCGCGACGGCGGTGCCGACCCCGAAGACGTGTTCAGCCTGCTTGCCGGCAACGGCCTGAGCCTGGACAGCAACGGCCAGGTACTGCTGAACGGCCAGCCAATCGCGACCTTTGCCAACAGCAACGGTGTGCTGACCCTGACCTTCATCGCCAGCGTCAGCCAGGCCAACGCCCAGTTGGTGCTGCGCAGCATCGCCTACAACAACACCAGCAATGACCCGGCCAGCAGCACCACCCTGAGCATGCAGCTCAACGATGGCGACGGTTACAGCGACAGCCGCCTGGTGGAGGTGAACCTGATCGCGGTCAACGACACCCCGGTGGTCAGCACCGAGGGCCTCAAGCCCACCTTCAATGCCGAAGGCGAGCCGGTGAAGCTGTTCGAGAACACCAAGATCGACGTGATCGAGGCTGGCCAAAAGGTCTGGCAACTGGTACTGACCCTGGACGCTGTCAACGATAACGACATCATCAGCGTCGACGGCGGCAAGATCTACCTCAGCAACCGGACCAGCGGCCAGCAGACCTCCGCCAGCGGCCAGCTGTACCTGATCATCCGCGGCGCGACCAGCACCCAGCTGGTGCTCTATGTCATGGGCGATGCCCAGCGCGCCCAGGACATGGCCAACAGCCTCGCCTACAGCAACAGCGCCAGCCCCGTAGAAGGCACCCGCACCATTTCCCTGAGTGTGCGCGACACCGGTGGCGGCGCCGACCTGGGCAAGGCCGAAAGCCAGGCCGTGGTCACCCTGGATAAAGCCCTTGCCGCCAACACCGCACCTACCCTCGAGGGCGGTGCCAGCAGCATCGGCTACACCGAGCAGGCCGCGCCGGTTTACCTGGCCCCCGGCGCCACCATCAGCGACACCCAGATGGACGCCTTCAACGCAGGCAAAGGCAACTACGACGGCGCCGTGCTCAGCGTCACCCTCGGCGCGGGCCACAGCAGTGCCGACCAGCTCGGGTTCAAGGAGGGCAACGGCCTGAGCCTGGACAGCAAGGGCAACCTGGTCAAGGACGGCAAGGTCATCGGCACCCTGACCGTCAACGATGGCGTGCTGACCCTGCGTTTCAGCGATGCCGCCGGGCAAACCCCGACCACCGCCGACGTGAACAACGCCCTGCGCCAGATCACCTACGCCAACAGCAGCGATGCGCCAGTGGCAAGCGTTGCGGTGACCATCCGCCTCACCGACCAGCGCGGCGAGCCCACTGAAAGCCTGGCGCTGACTGTCAGCATCAGCGCCGTCAACGACGCGCCGGTACTGGGCAACGACCCGCTGCTGTCGATGGGCGACCTGGAGCGCGTGCAGGACCTGAACCTCTCCGCCTATGGCCTGGCCAGCGCAACCGGCAGCGTGGTATCGGCCGATGGCCTGCGGGTGTACATCACCGACGGCCAGGGCCATATCGCCCTGTTCAGCCGCGACGACAGTGGCGCCCTGACCCACCTCGGCACGCAAACCCTGGAAAGCGGCATCGGCAAGATGCAGCTGTCTGCCGATGGCAAGAGCCTGTACGCGCTGCGCAGCGACGGCAGCGCCATCCTGTGCTTCAGCGTCGATGCCCAGGGCAGCCTGAGCTTGCAGGCCACCCTCGGCGGCAACCCAGAGACCGACGGCGATACCTTCAGCAACCTGAACGACATCAGCCTGTCGGCCGACGGCAAGACCCTGTTCGTGAGCAACGGCTACACCGTACTGCTGTTCAGTCGCGATACCGCCAACGGGCAGCTCGGCGCAGCCGACAGCCTGCCCTCCGACATGTGGGGCAAGCCCTTCATGTGGGCGCCCAGCGAGATCGTCAGCCGCGGCGACCTGTTGTTCGTGGTCACCAATACCGGCAATGGTTCGAGCCTGCTGGTGTACCGCCAAGGCAGCGACGGCAGTTACACGCAAGTGGCCTTGAGCCGCGAAGCCGACGCGGCCCTGAGCGGCCTCAAGCAGCTCAGCGTCAGCGCCGACGGCAAGACCCTTTATGTAGCCACCGCCAGCCAGGTGCTGCGCTACAGCTTCGACGCCGCCAGCAACACCTTGACCTATCAGGGCACCCTGGCAGGCACCGGTACAGTGACCGACATCGCCCTCTCGGCCGATGGCGCGCAGCTGTTCGTCACCCTGCAGGACGGCACGGTCAATCGCTACCTCACCGCCACCGATGCCCTGACCGGCACGCTGCAAGTGAGCGGCGCCGCGCAACTGCTGGTGACCGACAATGGCGTGCTGGTACTGGGCAGCGATGCCAGCGTGCTGGCCAGCGAAGCCAAGGACGGCCCGAGCCTCGACCCTGACGACCGCACACCCTTGCCACTGGCCCCCAGCATCACCCTGAGCGACCCCGAGCTGGACGCTGCCAACAACTACCAGGGCGCCAGCCTGAGCATCAGCGGCCAGGCCAGCGACAGCATCGGCCTGCTGGCCGGCGGCGCCTACAGCCTGGATGGCAACAACGTACTGCTGGACGGCAACGTGGTAGCCACCCTGGTGCGCGACGGCAATGTCACCACCCTCACCTTCACCGCCGCCCTGACCCGGGCCCAGGTCACCGCCCTGGTACGCCAGCTCAGCTGGACCAGCAGCGCCGACACCCCGGCCCAGGCCAGCAGCCATGCGCTGACCCTGGTGCTGAACGACGGCAGTATCGGCGATGCGCTGAACAGCAACAGCTTCAATATCGACGTAACCCTGCTGCCGCCGAACCAGCCACCGGTGCTCAACGACGCCTACAGCGACTACAGCCTCGCCCCGGCCACTGCCGGCACCGGCTACCAGTTGCAGCTGCCCGCCGACCTGTTCCGCGACCCCGAGGGCGAAGCACTCACCTACAGCATCGAAGGCCTGCCCGCCGGCATGTCCTTCAACCCGGCCACCCGCACCCTGTCCGGCACCGCGCCGCGCGAGGTGGGCAGCCTGAGCCTGACCATCAAAGCCACCGACGCCAGCGGCAAGTCCACCACCCTGGTGCTGGAGCTGGCAGTGGCCAACGCCGTACCGGTGGCCGATGCCGGCTACCACCTGCCCGGCGTGAACATCGGCCAGCCGTACGAAGTGCAGGTGCCGGACAGCCTGTTCCGCGATGCCAACGACGACAACCTGACCTGGAGCGTGGTCGGCGAGCTGCCCGAATGGCTGAGCTTCGACGCAGGCAGCCACACCTTCAGCGGTACCGCCCCGTCCAGCGCCGGCAGCTTCAGCATCACCCTGCGCGCCGACGACGGCCAGGGCGGCGTCACCGAGGTCACCCTGACCCTGGTGGTGGCGCGCCCGGCCAGCAACGACGGCGTGACGCCGGTGATCAACGCAGCCGGCAATACCGCCCTGCCATTGGCCGCCAGCAACTCGCCGTTCGAGCTGGAGGACGCTGCACCCGACGCGCTGCAGATCACCAGCGAACCGGCCATGCAGAGCGCCGTCGACAGCGTGCGCCACAGCAGCCTCGACGAAAGCGGCCTGGCCAGCAACCGCGGCACCCTTGCCGCACAACTGGCCAACGCCGACCGCATCGTCACCGACACCGGTTTCCAGGGCGAAGTCAACGAGCAGATGCGCTTCGACGGCAAGACCCTGCGCGCCGAGGTCGAGCTGGGCAACCACGATGGCCGCTGGGTCAGCCTGCGCATGCCACTGGAGATCGCCGACGGCGCCAGCGTGCAGCGGGTGACCCTGGCCAACGGCCTGCCGTTGCCCAGCTGGGCCGCCTTTGACGCGCGCAGCGGCGAAATCCGCATCGACAGCCGCCACCTGCAACGCCACGGCGAGGTGCGCCTGAGCCTGGTGCTGCGCGATGCCGACGGCCGCGAACAGCGCGTGCCGCTGCACATTCGCGCCCAGGGCCAGGAGCCGGCCCGCGCCGACACCGCCGAGGCACCGGCAACCCTCAGCCAGCAGCTCGGCCAGCAGGCCAGCGGCTCCCTGTACACCGAAGCCATGGACCTGCTGCAACAGCTGGGCGAATGGGCCAACGACGACTTCCAACACATTGCCTGA
- a CDS encoding Tad domain-containing protein: protein MLSRKKTMTAARHRQRGSIAPFMVLALGGALLATAYALDTNRMTSNAAQVKRATDAAAMAVGNERLMKNEKSPTVLRELAYGYVVNNLGMDTSLASQINRDSVELEEQTGEDERIRYKVEVRFKADPELLGGEVKDMRVHSTVEVVARSTEVAIVLPNTDSEGPTELAALRQMFKRFAGQLLDDDENSEKRIWLSLVPFSQVVNVYDPDDTGRLRRWATAAAIRPVELTSLWRTGIRDLSDGRMPDPRTERLCMNRGMYPGQVYYWDQPPTGQFTRVYYRHDLPENHPLEPSISWTGPNPDFGQATGVNDTRFIIGNVGCPRAALLPLTNQLKKVEDRLDEMRTGFNTNYAIGMGWAGHALSPEMRGSAGWGDSELPLDFPDSDKAQNAKIIVMLANTTGDWFDTDAYNAGKVGEAVQNGNNDPGGTATASRRFQDLCDSFRSRHLKFHFIGVRPGDPQDFGRQLFDRVAGIPLQTCAQGGGSMTFANAPTFNEGQEQIQHLLDDIADKIKHEFYARLVE from the coding sequence ATGCTCTCCCGCAAAAAAACCATGACCGCCGCCCGCCACCGCCAACGCGGCAGCATTGCGCCGTTCATGGTCCTGGCCCTGGGCGGCGCGCTGCTTGCCACCGCCTATGCCCTGGACACCAACCGCATGACCAGCAACGCCGCCCAGGTCAAGCGCGCCACCGACGCCGCCGCCATGGCAGTGGGCAACGAGCGGCTGATGAAAAACGAAAAATCGCCCACCGTGCTGCGCGAGCTGGCCTACGGCTACGTGGTCAACAACCTCGGCATGGACACCAGCCTGGCCAGCCAGATCAACCGCGACAGCGTCGAGCTCGAAGAACAGACCGGCGAAGACGAACGTATCCGCTACAAGGTCGAAGTGCGCTTCAAGGCCGACCCCGAACTGCTCGGCGGCGAGGTCAAGGACATGCGCGTGCACTCCACCGTCGAGGTAGTGGCGCGCTCCACCGAAGTGGCCATCGTGCTGCCCAACACCGATTCCGAAGGCCCCACCGAGCTGGCTGCCCTGCGCCAGATGTTCAAGCGCTTCGCCGGGCAGTTGCTGGACGATGACGAGAACAGCGAAAAACGCATCTGGCTGTCGCTGGTGCCGTTCAGCCAGGTGGTCAACGTATACGACCCCGACGACACCGGGCGCCTGCGCCGCTGGGCCACCGCCGCGGCCATTCGTCCGGTCGAGCTGACCTCGCTGTGGCGCACCGGCATCCGCGACCTGTCCGACGGGCGCATGCCCGACCCGCGCACCGAGCGCCTGTGCATGAACCGCGGCATGTACCCGGGCCAGGTGTACTACTGGGATCAGCCCCCCACCGGCCAGTTCACCCGCGTGTACTACCGCCACGACCTGCCCGAGAACCACCCGCTGGAGCCGAGCATCAGCTGGACCGGCCCCAACCCTGACTTCGGCCAGGCCACCGGGGTCAACGACACCCGCTTCATCATCGGCAACGTCGGCTGCCCGCGCGCCGCGCTGCTGCCGCTGACCAACCAGCTGAAAAAGGTCGAGGACCGCCTTGACGAGATGCGCACCGGTTTCAACACCAACTACGCCATCGGCATGGGCTGGGCCGGCCATGCCCTGTCCCCCGAAATGCGCGGCAGTGCCGGCTGGGGCGACAGCGAACTGCCGCTGGACTTCCCCGACAGCGACAAGGCGCAGAACGCCAAGATCATCGTGATGCTGGCCAACACCACCGGCGACTGGTTCGACACCGACGCCTACAACGCCGGCAAGGTCGGCGAAGCGGTGCAGAACGGCAACAACGACCCGGGCGGCACCGCCACCGCCAGCCGGCGCTTTCAGGACCTGTGCGACAGCTTCCGTAGCCGCCACCTGAAGTTCCACTTCATCGGCGTACGCCCGGGCGACCCGCAGGACTTCGGCCGCCAGCTGTTCGACCGGGTGGCCGGCATCCCCCTGCAAACCTGCGCCCAGGGCGGCGGCAGCATGACCTTCGCCAACGCCCCCACCTTCAACGAAGGCCAGGAGCAGATCCAGCACCTGCTGGACGACATCGCCGACAAGATCAAGCACGAGTTTTACGCCCGCCTGGTCGAGTGA